A genome region from Bacteroidetes bacterium SB0662_bin_6 includes the following:
- a CDS encoding transcriptional regulator produces the protein MAGDMMEDVLRLAEERGIISSHDLVDRGLPRRYLSRLAARGELERVGRGLYALPGRELTERHDLAIVARRLPDAVVCLLSALRFHDLTTQAPFEVWVALPREAWEPRPDTVPLRVVRMAREALTAGVEEHTVGNVSVRVFDPAKTVADCFKFRGLVGLDVALEALREFRRRRFTRQPEGKVWTVDALWRYAGVCRVRNVLRPYLEAVEAEGG, from the coding sequence ATGGCAGGGGATATGATGGAGGATGTTCTGCGATTGGCGGAAGAGCGCGGGATTATTTCCTCACACGATCTGGTCGACCGGGGTTTGCCCCGGCGATACCTGAGCCGCCTCGCTGCGCGTGGCGAGCTGGAGCGTGTCGGGCGGGGACTGTACGCGCTGCCGGGCCGGGAATTGACGGAGCGGCACGATCTGGCCATAGTGGCTCGTCGGCTTCCGGATGCTGTCGTTTGCCTCCTCTCCGCACTTCGCTTCCACGACCTGACCACGCAAGCTCCGTTCGAGGTGTGGGTTGCTCTTCCTCGCGAAGCGTGGGAACCCCGTCCGGATACGGTTCCGCTGCGGGTGGTCCGAATGGCCAGGGAAGCGCTCACGGCGGGAGTAGAAGAGCATACTGTCGGGAACGTATCGGTTCGCGTGTTCGATCCGGCGAAGACGGTGGCCGATTGTTTCAAGTTCAGGGGACTTGTCGGTCTCGATGTGGCCCTTGAGGCATTGAGGGAGTTTCGCCGTCGCCGGTTTACCCGGCAGCCGGAAGGGAAAGTATGGACCGTCGATGCGCTATGGCGCTACGCCGGGGTGTGCCGTGTTCGGAATGTGCTCCGGCCATACCTGGAAGCGGTGGAAGCAGAGGGAGGATAA
- a CDS encoding rhodanese-like domain-containing protein, which yields MPNQVTAIPAASSQEAEAYFASSFSLETDCWDVHDALSRGATDFVLLDVRSPDLYGAGHVPGALSLPHGKITNHRMQEWSDDTLFVVYCAGPHCNGAKRAALRLARLGRPVKEMTGGITGWADEGFSFATGEEPGRVGDTP from the coding sequence ATGCCTAATCAGGTTACCGCCATTCCCGCCGCATCTTCGCAGGAAGCCGAAGCATATTTCGCCAGCAGCTTTTCCCTGGAAACGGATTGTTGGGACGTGCATGATGCATTGTCTCGCGGCGCAACGGACTTTGTGCTGCTCGATGTGCGCAGCCCCGACTTGTACGGGGCGGGCCATGTCCCCGGGGCACTTTCCCTTCCCCATGGAAAAATTACCAACCACAGAATGCAGGAGTGGTCCGACGATACCCTCTTTGTGGTATACTGCGCCGGTCCGCATTGCAATGGCGCGAAGCGGGCCGCACTCCGCCTTGCCCGTTTGGGGCGCCCGGTCAAGGAAATGACGGGGGGCATCACCGGGTGGGCCGATGAGGGTTTTTCCTTCGCCACCGGTGAAGAACCGGGCCGGGTTGGGGATACGCCTTGA
- a CDS encoding nucleotidyl transferase AbiEii/AbiGii toxin family protein, which produces MSVKPRKDIAVSVRQRLLNLARAGGEEYQIVLSRYVRERFLYRLARSEHADRFVLKGAMLFLVWSGALHRVTRDIDLLGYGEIGEEALRAVAQDICTVRVSDDGVAFAPERIVTERIRSGQEYEGIRLRITAHLGSAVVSFRVDVGFGDDVTPSPRLETFPALLDFEAPRVRIYPRETVIAEKFQTMVQRGIANSRMKDYYDLAYLVGAFDFEGEVLVQAIRRTFERRNTLVPSGIPVALSEAWMEDAAKRRQWRAFLQKSRLGDDDLKEVVELLASFLMPPAQAVNAGAPFPHKWLAGKGWTSVSGTMHD; this is translated from the coding sequence GTGTCCGTAAAACCCCGCAAGGATATTGCTGTCTCTGTGCGTCAGCGGCTTCTGAATCTGGCGCGCGCCGGAGGGGAGGAATATCAGATTGTGCTCAGCCGTTATGTTCGCGAGCGGTTCCTCTATCGACTTGCCCGGTCGGAGCATGCAGACCGCTTCGTGCTGAAGGGCGCCATGCTGTTCCTCGTCTGGAGCGGGGCGTTGCATCGCGTCACACGGGATATCGATCTTCTCGGATACGGGGAGATCGGGGAAGAGGCGCTTCGCGCCGTCGCACAAGACATTTGCACTGTCCGGGTTTCGGATGACGGTGTTGCGTTTGCGCCCGAGCGCATTGTCACGGAGCGGATCCGCAGCGGACAGGAGTATGAAGGGATTCGTCTCAGGATCACGGCCCATCTTGGATCGGCCGTTGTTTCTTTTCGAGTGGATGTGGGATTCGGGGATGACGTCACGCCATCGCCCCGGCTTGAGACATTTCCCGCCCTTCTCGATTTCGAGGCGCCCCGGGTGCGGATATATCCTCGCGAGACCGTGATCGCGGAGAAGTTTCAGACGATGGTTCAGCGCGGCATCGCCAACAGCCGGATGAAGGATTACTACGATTTGGCGTACTTGGTCGGCGCCTTCGATTTCGAAGGGGAGGTTTTGGTTCAGGCTATCCGGCGTACGTTCGAGCGGCGCAACACGCTTGTTCCGTCCGGGATTCCAGTGGCGCTTTCGGAGGCCTGGATGGAGGATGCGGCCAAGCGGCGACAGTGGCGCGCCTTCCTGCAGAAAAGCAGGCTCGGCGACGATGATTTGAAAGAGGTGGTCGAATTGCTTGCGTCGTTTCTGATGCCGCCTGCGCAGGCTGTTAACGCTGGGGCCCCGTTTCCGCACAAGTGGCTTGCAGGGAAGGGGTGGACGTCAGTTTCCGGGACCATGCACGATTAA
- a CDS encoding insulinase family protein: MIHFLRVPAALCAGLIAFAPWAEVVAQNWLPEDPIPPDSSVVAGRLDNGLRYFVQENDQPENRAELRLVVDVGSIMEDEDQLGLAHFVEHMAFNGTENFEKQELVDYLESIGMQFGPDVNAYTSFDETVYMLQVPMDDPEVLATAFQILRDWAGGVLFEAEEVDKERGVVIEEWRLRRGAASRMQDKQLPIMLHGSLYAERLPIGEPEIIENAPVETLRRFYDDWYRPDLMGVVAVGDFDGAGIEAMIHDTFGGLTGPDDPRPRTFADVPVDHAPLVAIATDEEAQMSQAGVLYKQPRAPQGTVADFRRALVQSLYSGMLNARLQELTQQAAPPFLFAFSGQGGFVRGVDAYQLVAIVPEGGLTTGLNALLTEAERVVRHGFTATEFERQKTDLRRGYERQLAERENQESGALASGYVQVFLRGLPYPDIETEVELVDALLSGITLEETNAFAGQWLNEQGRVVLASGPEKEGLETPGDEDLTALFEAVAAAEIEPYDDAVVDAPLLPVIPEGSAVMDEETVDEVGITIWTLENSVRVFLKPTDFKDDEVRFSATSPGGSSLGSDEHFVSTNRAATLVARAGVGEFDDTALEKKLSGKIVGVSPGLGSLSEGVSGFASPEDLETAFQLVYLYFSAPRKDETAFEAYKALMAGILANREANPNVAFSDTIRATMTQGHPRASRPMTQELLEEIDLDRAFSFYQERFADASDFTFYFVGAFDPEEIRPMVEQYLGALPNLGREETWRDLGVDPPSGVIEKTVHKGIEPQSRTQIIFAGEGAYSPEESTVIGALASILEIRLRELLREDLGGTYGVGVGSSLTYRPDEEYDVTISFGSDPERADELAAVVFEEIERIKTDGPDAETVDKVRESQRRAKETNLRENSYWLGRIQGMDQEGRDLRLIPSYDLIEGWTAEQVQEAAVRYLREDQYAKFVLYPEETVEADQ; this comes from the coding sequence CGGCACCGAGAATTTCGAAAAACAGGAGCTGGTCGATTATCTGGAGTCGATCGGCATGCAGTTCGGTCCCGACGTCAATGCCTATACGAGTTTCGACGAGACCGTCTATATGCTGCAGGTGCCTATGGACGACCCCGAGGTTCTTGCGACCGCATTCCAGATCCTCAGGGACTGGGCCGGAGGGGTGCTTTTTGAAGCCGAAGAAGTCGATAAGGAACGGGGCGTTGTGATCGAGGAGTGGCGTCTCCGGCGCGGCGCCGCGTCGCGCATGCAGGACAAACAGCTCCCGATCATGCTGCACGGCTCGCTCTATGCGGAGCGCCTGCCGATCGGAGAGCCGGAGATTATCGAGAATGCCCCGGTGGAGACGTTACGGCGTTTCTATGACGACTGGTACCGGCCGGACCTGATGGGTGTGGTGGCGGTTGGGGATTTCGACGGGGCCGGGATCGAGGCCATGATCCATGATACGTTCGGGGGACTGACCGGGCCGGATGATCCCCGTCCCCGGACATTCGCGGACGTGCCCGTGGATCACGCGCCGCTTGTGGCGATCGCCACGGATGAAGAGGCGCAGATGTCTCAGGCGGGTGTATTGTACAAGCAGCCGCGAGCCCCCCAGGGTACCGTGGCCGACTTCCGCCGGGCGCTTGTGCAGAGCCTCTATTCGGGGATGCTGAACGCCCGCCTGCAGGAACTGACCCAGCAGGCCGCCCCTCCGTTTCTGTTCGCTTTTTCCGGACAGGGCGGTTTCGTGCGGGGTGTCGATGCGTACCAACTCGTTGCGATCGTCCCGGAAGGCGGGCTCACGACCGGGCTCAACGCACTGCTCACCGAGGCGGAGCGCGTGGTCCGGCACGGGTTCACGGCCACCGAGTTCGAGCGCCAGAAGACCGATCTGCGAAGAGGGTACGAGCGGCAGCTTGCGGAGCGCGAGAATCAGGAATCGGGCGCACTGGCCAGTGGATACGTGCAGGTGTTCCTGCGGGGTCTGCCGTATCCGGATATCGAAACGGAAGTGGAACTGGTGGATGCGTTGCTGTCCGGGATTACGCTGGAGGAAACGAATGCATTCGCCGGGCAGTGGCTGAATGAGCAGGGGCGTGTGGTATTGGCGAGCGGTCCCGAGAAAGAAGGGCTGGAAACGCCCGGCGACGAGGACCTGACCGCGCTATTCGAGGCCGTTGCCGCTGCGGAAATCGAACCCTACGACGATGCGGTCGTCGATGCGCCGCTTCTTCCGGTGATCCCGGAGGGTTCTGCGGTGATGGACGAGGAGACCGTCGATGAGGTGGGGATCACGATCTGGACGCTTGAGAACAGCGTGCGCGTTTTCCTGAAGCCCACGGATTTCAAGGACGATGAGGTGCGGTTTTCGGCGACCAGCCCGGGCGGTTCATCCCTGGGATCCGACGAACATTTCGTCAGCACGAACAGGGCCGCGACCCTGGTGGCTCGGGCCGGCGTGGGCGAATTCGACGATACGGCACTGGAAAAGAAACTGTCTGGCAAAATAGTGGGCGTGTCGCCGGGACTGGGGTCGCTGAGTGAGGGAGTCAGCGGGTTTGCATCGCCGGAAGATCTGGAAACGGCGTTCCAACTTGTTTATTTGTATTTCTCGGCGCCGCGCAAGGACGAAACGGCGTTCGAGGCGTACAAGGCGCTCATGGCCGGCATCCTGGCAAATCGGGAGGCCAATCCCAATGTCGCATTCTCGGATACGATCCGGGCGACGATGACGCAGGGGCATCCGAGGGCGTCGAGGCCGATGACCCAGGAACTTCTCGAGGAGATCGATCTGGATCGCGCGTTCAGCTTTTACCAGGAACGCTTCGCGGACGCAAGCGACTTCACGTTTTACTTCGTAGGCGCGTTCGATCCGGAGGAAATCCGTCCGATGGTGGAGCAGTACCTCGGTGCGCTGCCGAATCTGGGCCGCGAGGAAACCTGGCGGGATCTGGGTGTGGATCCCCCGTCCGGCGTGATCGAAAAGACTGTGCACAAAGGCATAGAGCCGCAAAGTCGGACGCAGATCATCTTTGCCGGCGAAGGGGCGTATTCGCCGGAGGAATCGACCGTGATCGGGGCGCTTGCCAGTATCCTGGAAATCCGGCTTCGCGAGCTGCTGCGCGAGGATCTTGGCGGTACGTACGGGGTCGGCGTGGGAAGTTCGCTGACGTACAGGCCGGATGAGGAGTATGACGTCACGATCAGTTTCGGTTCGGACCCTGAGCGGGCCGACGAACTGGCTGCGGTCGTTTTTGAGGAGATCGAGCGGATCAAGACCGACGGTCCCGACGCGGAAACCGTCGACAAGGTGCGTGAATCGCAGCGGCGCGCGAAGGAGACGAACCTGCGCGAGAACAGTTACTGGCTCGGCCGGATACAGGGGATGGATCAGGAGGGGCGCGATCTGAGGCTGATTCCCAGCTATGACCTGATCGAGGGCTGGACGGCGGAACAGGTCCAGGAAGCAGCGGTCCGGTATCTGCGCGAAGATCAGTACGCCAAATTCGTGCTGTACCCGGAGGAGACGGTAGAAGCGGATCAATAG